Proteins encoded together in one Streptomyces umbrinus window:
- a CDS encoding S53 family peptidase codes for MRSNRAAVRAGVSMAATLPLLAGALALGIPAAHASTDPDGRDTLQGTKPLWATAQADKGATADASRVSARVYLAGRDAAGLSAYAKAVSDPSSPSYGKYLSAGQAEARFGATRAQVAEVTAWLKSAGLTVTGTTRHYLSVTGEVADAEKAFGTQLHNYAKGKKTYRAPSKTASAPAGLNGAVLTVTGLDNAPHKANHSDTLPPPDAVFHNAGPFSSYYGSKTATTLPKAYGTKIPYAVKGYTGRQLRAAYGAGRATGKGVTVAITDAYASPTIAADAATYAAKHGDAAYGGGQLSQVLPTQYTRTEECGAAGWYGEETLDVEAVHAVAPASNIVYVGAESCYDDDLLDSLGKIVDGHLADIVSNSWGDIEANQTPDLAAAYDQVFQLGAIEGIGFYFSSGDNGDEVANTGTKQVDTPANSAWVTAVGGTSLAVGKGDTYKWETGWGTLRATLSDDGKSWTDFPGAYTSGAGGGTSATVKQPFYQRGVVPSGLAKANGRTAMRTVPDISAIADPNTGFLVGQTQTFPDGTQKYDEYRIGGTSLASPVIAGIQALAQQQRGGHPIGFANPAIYDRYGSKLYHDVTDRPTGRDLAVARVDFVNAFDASEGLLTSVRSLGKDSSLKAVRGYDDVTGVGSPAPGYVTSYRR; via the coding sequence ATGAGATCCAACCGAGCCGCGGTGCGTGCCGGAGTGAGCATGGCGGCGACGCTGCCTCTGCTCGCCGGCGCGCTGGCACTCGGCATACCCGCGGCCCATGCGTCGACCGACCCGGACGGCCGTGACACGCTCCAGGGCACCAAACCGCTGTGGGCCACCGCCCAGGCGGACAAGGGAGCCACGGCGGACGCCTCCCGGGTCTCGGCCCGGGTCTACCTCGCCGGCCGGGACGCGGCGGGCCTGAGCGCCTACGCCAAGGCGGTCTCCGACCCGTCGTCGCCCTCGTACGGGAAGTACCTGAGCGCGGGGCAGGCCGAGGCCCGCTTCGGCGCGACCAGGGCCCAAGTGGCCGAGGTGACCGCGTGGTTGAAGTCGGCGGGCCTGACCGTCACCGGCACCACACGGCACTACCTCTCGGTGACGGGTGAAGTGGCCGACGCGGAGAAGGCGTTCGGCACCCAGCTGCACAACTACGCCAAGGGCAAGAAGACCTACCGGGCTCCCTCGAAGACCGCCTCGGCTCCCGCGGGCCTGAACGGCGCCGTCCTGACCGTCACCGGCCTGGACAACGCCCCGCACAAGGCGAACCACTCCGACACGCTGCCGCCACCGGACGCCGTGTTCCACAACGCCGGGCCGTTCTCCTCGTACTACGGCTCGAAGACCGCGACGACGCTCCCGAAGGCGTACGGCACGAAGATCCCGTACGCCGTCAAGGGTTACACCGGCAGGCAGCTGCGGGCCGCGTACGGGGCGGGCCGGGCGACCGGCAAGGGCGTGACCGTGGCGATCACGGACGCGTACGCCTCGCCGACCATCGCGGCGGACGCGGCCACGTACGCGGCGAAGCACGGCGACGCGGCGTACGGCGGCGGGCAGTTGAGCCAGGTGCTGCCGACGCAGTACACGCGGACAGAGGAGTGCGGGGCGGCGGGCTGGTACGGCGAGGAGACCCTCGACGTCGAGGCCGTGCACGCCGTCGCGCCCGCCTCGAACATCGTCTACGTGGGCGCCGAGTCCTGCTACGACGACGATCTGCTCGACTCGCTCGGCAAGATCGTCGACGGGCATCTGGCCGACATCGTCTCCAACTCGTGGGGCGACATCGAGGCCAACCAGACGCCGGACCTCGCCGCCGCCTACGACCAGGTCTTCCAGCTCGGCGCGATCGAGGGCATCGGCTTCTACTTCTCGTCGGGCGACAACGGCGACGAGGTCGCGAACACCGGTACGAAGCAGGTCGACACCCCGGCCAACTCGGCGTGGGTGACGGCGGTCGGCGGCACCTCACTGGCCGTCGGCAAGGGCGACACGTACAAGTGGGAGACCGGCTGGGGCACGCTCAGGGCCACGCTGTCGGACGACGGCAAGAGCTGGACCGACTTCCCGGGCGCGTACACCTCCGGCGCGGGCGGCGGCACCAGCGCGACGGTGAAGCAGCCGTTCTACCAGCGGGGGGTCGTGCCGTCGGGGCTCGCGAAGGCGAACGGCCGGACGGCCATGCGCACGGTTCCCGACATCTCCGCGATCGCCGACCCCAACACCGGGTTCCTGGTCGGGCAGACGCAGACCTTCCCGGACGGGACCCAGAAATACGACGAGTACCGCATCGGCGGCACCTCGCTCGCCTCCCCCGTCATCGCGGGCATCCAGGCGCTCGCCCAGCAGCAGCGCGGCGGCCACCCGATCGGCTTCGCCAACCCGGCGATCTACGACCGGTACGGCTCGAAGCTCTACCACGACGTCACGGACCGCCCGACGGGCCGCGACCTCGCGGTGGCGCGCGTCGACTTCGTCAACGCGTTCGACGCGTCGGAGGGTCTGCTGACCTCCGTCCGCAGCCTCGGCAAGGACAGCTCGCTGAAGGCCGTGCGGGGGTACGACGATGTCACCGGGGTGGGTTCGCCCGCGCCCGGTTATGTGACTTCGTACCGTCGCTGA
- a CDS encoding ATP-binding cassette domain-containing protein, translated as MTRIDKNPSGGNAAVSVRGLVKHYGETKALDGVDLDVREGTVMGVLGPNGAGKTTLVRILSTLLSPDSGQANVAGYDVIRQPRQLRRVIGLTGQYASVDEKLPGWENLYMIGRLLDLPRKDARARADELLERFSLTDAAKRPASTYSGGMRRRLDLAASMIGQPSVLFLDEPTTGLDPRTRNEVWTEIKRMVGDGVTVLLTTQYMEEAEQLASELTVVDHGKVIANGAIEELKAKVGGRTLRVRPVDPLQLRPLAAALDELGLTGLAASTVDTERGAVVVPILSDEQLTAVVGAVIARGITLSSVTTELPSLDEVFLSLTGHRASAPQDATPAPDLEEVAV; from the coding sequence ATGACGCGAATCGACAAGAACCCCAGCGGCGGAAACGCCGCCGTCTCCGTACGGGGGCTGGTCAAGCACTACGGCGAGACCAAGGCACTGGACGGCGTGGACCTGGACGTCCGCGAGGGCACCGTGATGGGTGTGCTCGGACCGAACGGCGCCGGCAAGACCACCCTCGTACGCATCCTGTCCACCCTCCTCTCCCCCGACTCCGGGCAGGCGAACGTCGCCGGCTACGACGTCATACGGCAGCCGCGGCAGCTGCGCCGTGTGATCGGTCTCACCGGCCAGTACGCCTCCGTCGACGAGAAGCTCCCGGGCTGGGAGAACCTCTACATGATCGGCCGGCTCCTCGACCTGCCGCGCAAGGACGCCCGCGCCCGCGCCGACGAACTGCTGGAGCGCTTCTCGCTCACCGATGCCGCCAAGCGGCCGGCGAGCACGTACTCCGGAGGTATGCGGCGGCGGCTGGACCTGGCCGCGTCGATGATCGGGCAGCCCTCCGTCCTGTTCCTCGACGAGCCCACCACCGGTCTCGACCCGCGCACCCGCAACGAGGTGTGGACCGAGATCAAGCGGATGGTCGGCGACGGTGTCACCGTGCTGCTCACCACCCAGTACATGGAGGAGGCCGAGCAGCTCGCCTCCGAGCTGACCGTCGTGGACCACGGCAAGGTCATCGCGAACGGCGCCATCGAGGAGCTGAAGGCGAAGGTCGGCGGCCGTACCCTGCGGGTCCGCCCGGTCGATCCGCTGCAGCTGCGGCCCCTGGCCGCCGCGCTCGACGAGCTGGGCCTCACCGGCCTCGCCGCCAGCACCGTGGACACCGAACGCGGTGCCGTCGTGGTCCCGATCCTCAGCGACGAGCAGCTGACCGCCGTGGTCGGCGCGGTCATCGCGCGCGGCATCACGCTCTCCTCCGTCACCACCGAACTGCCCAGCCTGGACGAGGTGTTCCTGTCCCTCACGGGTCACCGCGCCAGTGCCCCGCAGGACGCGACGCCCGCCCCCGACCTCGAGGAGGTCGCCGTATGA
- a CDS encoding ABC transporter permease produces the protein MSATTLSPAGIKDDIKDDGRIPLRGHLRHTGALVRRNLLWIRQDPESMFDALLMPVVFTLLFVYVFGGSIGQALGGGQDGYVQYVIPGMIAMMSMTLSQGVGTGFSQDFNSGVMDRFRSLPIGRGSVLFAKVSVELVRMLFATTVLMIVAVLVGFDINSWPGLFAAVGLAAVFASSIMWVFLTLGVILKNAQSVQAMGFLVLFPLQFGSSIFAPTASMPGWLQAFTDYNPLSTLADAARGLMVGGPVAHDLWVTLGWSVAITAVMAPVAIHKFRTKS, from the coding sequence ATGAGCGCCACCACGCTTTCCCCCGCCGGCATCAAGGACGACATCAAGGACGACGGCCGGATCCCGCTGCGCGGTCATCTGCGCCACACCGGCGCCCTGGTCCGCCGCAACCTGCTGTGGATCCGGCAGGACCCCGAGTCGATGTTCGACGCGCTGCTGATGCCGGTCGTCTTCACCCTGCTGTTCGTGTACGTCTTCGGCGGCTCGATCGGGCAGGCACTGGGCGGCGGGCAGGACGGGTACGTGCAGTACGTGATCCCCGGCATGATCGCGATGATGAGCATGACGCTGTCTCAGGGCGTCGGCACCGGCTTCAGCCAGGACTTCAACTCCGGTGTCATGGACCGCTTCCGGTCCCTGCCGATCGGGCGCGGCTCGGTGCTGTTCGCGAAGGTCTCGGTGGAACTGGTCCGCATGCTGTTCGCGACGACCGTGCTGATGATCGTCGCCGTCCTGGTCGGGTTCGACATCAACAGCTGGCCCGGTCTGTTCGCGGCCGTGGGCCTGGCCGCGGTGTTCGCCTCGTCGATCATGTGGGTGTTCCTCACCCTGGGCGTGATCCTGAAGAACGCACAGTCCGTGCAGGCGATGGGATTCCTCGTGTTGTTCCCGCTGCAGTTCGGCTCGTCCATCTTCGCCCCGACGGCATCGATGCCCGGCTGGCTGCAGGCGTTCACCGACTACAACCCGCTGTCCACGCTCGCCGACGCGGCCCGCGGACTGATGGTGGGCGGACCGGTCGCGCACGACCTGTGGGTGACCCTGGGCTGGTCGGTGGCGATCACCGCCGTGATGGCGCCGGTCGCGATCCACAAGTTCCGTACCAAGAGCTGA
- a CDS encoding DUF998 domain-containing protein, producing MIKPRPTTATLLALGALAYTAWTLEVVLTTDLAPAHTYVSELAARNQPHGTLFRTTDLLAGVLVWAAGLLALLRLPSPGRWTRVGWVALVLFGMATAVDSRLPLSCAPTADPTCAAQERAGLLPVAHSAHSVSSTVALCGILVAMPALTLAARRYAPRAPLARSGPALVTLELAATAWTLTTIAALETGHAAWGLGVAQRLQVGVIAVWLTVLAVSLVRPTPPGPSLRTRIPNADADDRQRTPSASGDHP from the coding sequence ATGATCAAGCCCCGCCCGACCACAGCCACCCTCCTGGCCCTCGGCGCGCTCGCCTACACCGCCTGGACACTCGAAGTCGTCCTGACGACAGACCTCGCCCCCGCGCACACGTACGTGAGCGAACTGGCCGCCCGGAACCAGCCGCACGGCACCCTGTTCCGCACGACGGACCTGCTCGCGGGTGTCCTGGTGTGGGCCGCCGGCCTGCTGGCACTGCTGCGGCTGCCCTCCCCGGGGCGGTGGACAAGGGTTGGCTGGGTCGCACTCGTTCTGTTCGGTATGGCCACAGCCGTCGACTCCCGCCTGCCGCTCAGCTGCGCCCCCACCGCGGACCCGACCTGCGCCGCCCAGGAGCGCGCGGGCCTGCTACCGGTGGCCCATTCCGCGCACTCCGTGAGCAGCACGGTCGCCCTGTGCGGCATCCTCGTCGCCATGCCGGCCCTCACCCTCGCCGCCCGCAGGTACGCGCCCCGGGCGCCCCTGGCCCGCTCCGGCCCCGCCCTGGTGACGCTCGAACTGGCAGCCACCGCCTGGACGCTGACCACGATCGCCGCGCTGGAGACGGGCCACGCCGCCTGGGGCCTGGGCGTGGCCCAACGCCTTCAGGTGGGCGTCATCGCGGTCTGGCTGACGGTCCTGGCCGTCTCACTGGTACGCCCCACGCCACCCGGCCCATCACTTCGGACCCGTATCCCGAACGCCGACGCGGACGACAGGCAACGCACACCGTCCGCCTCCGGGGACCACCCATGA
- the panB gene encoding 3-methyl-2-oxobutanoate hydroxymethyltransferase has product MTQLSAAQATTDSSSRALYGGKGTRRITVRDITTAKERGEKWPMLTAYDAMTASVFDEAGIPVMLVGDSAGNCHLGYESTVPVTLDEMTMLSAAVVRGTSRALIVGDLPFGSYQEGPVQALRSATRLVKEAGVGAVKLEGGERSHRQIELLVESGIPVMAHIGLTPQSVNSMGYRVQGRGEEAAQQLLRDAKAVQDAGAFAVVLELVPAELAAEVTRVLHIPTVGIGAGPDTDAQVLVWTDMLGLTGGKMPRFVKQYANLREVMGGAAKAFADDVVGGTFPLEEHSVH; this is encoded by the coding sequence ATGACGCAGCTTTCGGCTGCCCAGGCGACCACCGACAGCAGCAGTAGGGCGCTGTACGGGGGCAAGGGCACACGCCGCATCACCGTCCGCGACATCACCACCGCCAAGGAGCGCGGCGAGAAGTGGCCGATGCTCACCGCGTACGACGCGATGACCGCGTCCGTCTTCGACGAGGCCGGCATCCCGGTCATGCTCGTCGGCGACTCGGCGGGCAACTGCCACCTCGGGTACGAGTCGACCGTGCCCGTCACCCTCGACGAGATGACCATGCTCTCGGCCGCCGTCGTACGGGGCACCTCGCGCGCACTGATCGTCGGCGACCTGCCCTTCGGGTCCTACCAGGAGGGGCCCGTGCAGGCGCTGCGCTCGGCGACCCGGCTGGTGAAGGAGGCCGGGGTCGGAGCGGTGAAGCTGGAGGGCGGCGAGCGGTCGCACCGGCAGATCGAGCTGCTCGTGGAGTCCGGTATCCCGGTGATGGCGCACATCGGGCTCACCCCCCAGTCCGTGAACTCCATGGGGTACCGCGTCCAGGGGCGCGGCGAGGAGGCCGCCCAGCAGCTTCTGCGGGACGCCAAGGCCGTCCAGGACGCGGGCGCGTTCGCGGTCGTCCTCGAACTGGTTCCCGCGGAGCTGGCCGCCGAGGTGACCCGGGTGCTGCACATTCCCACCGTGGGGATCGGGGCGGGGCCCGACACCGATGCGCAGGTGCTGGTCTGGACGGACATGCTCGGGCTCACCGGGGGCAAGATGCCTCGGTTCGTGAAGCAGTACGCCAATCTGCGTGAGGTCATGGGCGGCGCGGCGAAGGCCTTCGCCGACGACGTCGTCGGCGGAACGTTCCCTCTGGAGGAGCACTCCGTCCACTAG
- a CDS encoding MFS transporter, which translates to MPLALLALAVGAFGIGTTEFVMMGLLPDVADDLNISIPTAGHLVSAYAIGVVIGAPLLAAVTARMSRRKVLIGLMVLFVVGNTLSAFAPDHHSLLAARFLSGLPHGAFFGVGAVVATSMVAPERKARAVSLMFLGLTVANIAGVPAATLVGQNFGWRATFLGVSVIGLVAIASLALVLPRDHSHTPAAGLRSELAALKSLPVWLALGTTVAGFGALFSAYSYITPMLTDSAGYADSSVTLLLALFGVGATIGNLLGGRLADRSMRGTLFGGLVALVAVLLLFPVLMATAWSAPLAVVLLGTAAFVTSSPLLLMVMEKASSAPSLASSANQAAFNLANAGGAWIGGLTLAAGFGTTSPALAGAALAVLGLGVATLAYVVDRRRVTVRAGRVVAGGVPRQVETAARR; encoded by the coding sequence ATGCCCCTGGCCCTGCTCGCCCTAGCCGTGGGCGCCTTCGGCATCGGCACCACCGAGTTCGTGATGATGGGCCTGCTGCCCGACGTCGCGGACGACCTGAACATCTCGATCCCCACCGCGGGACACCTGGTCTCGGCGTACGCGATCGGTGTCGTCATCGGCGCCCCGCTGCTCGCCGCGGTGACCGCCCGGATGTCCCGCCGCAAGGTCCTGATCGGTCTCATGGTGCTGTTCGTCGTGGGCAACACGCTCTCGGCCTTCGCCCCCGACCACCACTCCCTCCTCGCCGCCCGCTTCCTCAGCGGCCTGCCGCACGGCGCCTTCTTCGGCGTCGGAGCCGTCGTCGCCACCAGCATGGTCGCCCCCGAGCGCAAGGCCCGCGCCGTCTCCCTGATGTTCCTCGGCCTGACCGTCGCGAACATCGCGGGCGTGCCCGCCGCGACCCTGGTCGGCCAGAACTTCGGCTGGCGCGCCACGTTCCTGGGCGTCAGCGTGATCGGCCTGGTGGCCATCGCCTCCCTGGCCCTGGTACTGCCCCGCGACCACAGCCACACCCCCGCCGCCGGACTCCGAAGCGAACTGGCCGCGCTCAAGTCCCTCCCGGTCTGGCTGGCCCTCGGCACCACCGTCGCCGGCTTCGGAGCCCTCTTCTCGGCGTACAGCTACATCACGCCGATGCTCACGGACTCCGCCGGATACGCCGATTCCAGCGTGACCCTGCTGCTCGCGCTGTTCGGCGTCGGCGCGACGATCGGCAACCTGCTCGGCGGCCGCCTGGCCGACCGCTCGATGCGCGGCACCCTCTTCGGCGGCCTGGTCGCCCTGGTGGCGGTCCTGCTCCTCTTCCCGGTCCTCATGGCCACGGCATGGAGCGCGCCCCTGGCCGTGGTCCTCCTGGGCACAGCGGCGTTCGTCACCAGCTCCCCCCTCCTCCTGATGGTCATGGAAAAGGCATCCTCGGCCCCGTCCCTGGCCTCGTCCGCCAACCAGGCCGCGTTCAACCTTGCCAATGCCGGTGGTGCGTGGATCGGTGGGCTCACGCTGGCGGCGGGCTTCGGCACGACGTCGCCCGCCCTGGCGGGCGCAGCCCTGGCGGTACTGGGCCTGGGCGTAGCAACACTCGCGTACGTGGTGGATCGTCGGAGGGTGACGGTCCGTGCCGGACGCGTTGTTGCCGGGGGTGTTCCGCGGCAGGTGGAGACTGCTGCCCGTCGGTGA
- a CDS encoding endonuclease/exonuclease/phosphatase family protein, producing the protein MAQAYKTETGSGDQGSDRREPRLRRLLSTLRNDRGIWRRGIVLGAFALVLSLVMGLHARIPNTIGNLGSLTETFLPWLAVLIPVLLVLALVRRSATALIAVLLPAIVWLNLFGGLLADRTGSGGNLTVATHNVNADNPDPAGTARDVAASGADVVALEELTASAVPVYEQALDPTYKYHSVQGTVGLWSKYPLSESRPVDIKLGWTRAMRATVTAPEGKLAVYVAHLPSVRVKMEAGFTARQRDKSADALGEAIADEKLPQVALLGDLNGTMNDRALNAVTSQMRSTQGAAGSGFGFSWPASFPMARIDQIMVKGVEPVTSWTLPETGSDHLPIAARVKLSATGS; encoded by the coding sequence ATGGCGCAGGCGTACAAGACGGAGACGGGCAGCGGTGACCAGGGGTCCGACCGCAGAGAACCCCGGCTTCGGCGCCTGCTCTCCACCCTCCGCAACGACCGGGGCATCTGGCGCCGGGGCATCGTCCTCGGCGCGTTCGCCCTCGTGCTCTCCCTGGTCATGGGGCTGCACGCGCGGATCCCGAACACCATCGGCAACCTCGGCAGCCTCACGGAGACGTTCCTGCCCTGGCTGGCCGTCCTCATCCCGGTGCTGCTCGTCCTGGCGCTGGTCCGCAGGTCCGCCACCGCGCTGATCGCCGTACTGCTGCCGGCGATCGTCTGGCTGAACCTCTTCGGCGGACTGCTCGCCGACCGGACAGGCAGTGGCGGAAATCTCACGGTCGCCACGCACAACGTCAACGCCGACAACCCGGACCCGGCCGGCACGGCCCGCGACGTGGCCGCGTCCGGCGCCGACGTGGTGGCCCTTGAGGAGCTGACGGCCTCGGCGGTCCCGGTGTACGAGCAGGCTCTGGACCCGACGTACAAGTACCACTCCGTGCAGGGCACGGTCGGCCTGTGGAGCAAGTACCCGCTGAGCGAGTCCCGGCCGGTCGACATCAAGCTCGGCTGGACGCGCGCGATGCGGGCCACGGTCACCGCGCCGGAGGGAAAGCTCGCGGTCTATGTGGCCCATCTCCCCTCCGTGCGGGTGAAGATGGAGGCCGGCTTCACCGCCCGCCAGCGCGACAAGAGCGCCGACGCGCTCGGTGAGGCCATCGCCGACGAGAAGCTTCCCCAGGTCGCCCTGCTCGGCGACCTGAACGGCACGATGAACGATCGCGCGCTGAACGCCGTCACCTCGCAGATGCGCTCCACGCAGGGCGCGGCGGGCAGCGGCTTCGGGTTCAGCTGGCCGGCGTCGTTCCCGATGGCCCGGATCGACCAGATCATGGTCAAGGGCGTCGAGCCGGTCACCTCCTGGACGCTCCCGGAGACGGGCAGTGACCACCTTCCGATCGCCGCCCGCGTGAAGCTTTCGGCAACCGGCTCGTAA
- a CDS encoding alpha/beta fold hydrolase, whose product MTFARISGVPHHIRVDGTGPVCILSAGLGMAWFDWNPVIPLLAPHRTIIRFDRPGLGLSGHARAWPTLTGEAERIARVLDAAGVGAETPVTVVGHSLAGFHCEAFARLFPERTAGLVLIDASVEEAPRPRRAPEFADACTRAYGTFLSTAGVPRALGPLLRRTAVRAGRHTGGDPAPYDLVRRAYSTSRFLHAVLAENGRYRDQAVELASLRGRSPLDAPVTVLAAYEGGSRHWLDRQSALAERLGGTFRVSEPAGHLVMLDRPQDVADAILET is encoded by the coding sequence ATGACCTTCGCCCGCATCTCCGGAGTTCCCCACCACATCCGCGTCGACGGCACCGGCCCCGTCTGCATCCTCAGCGCCGGCCTGGGGATGGCCTGGTTCGACTGGAACCCCGTGATCCCGCTCCTCGCCCCGCACCGCACAATCATCCGCTTCGACCGCCCGGGGCTCGGGCTAAGCGGCCACGCGCGCGCGTGGCCCACGCTCACCGGTGAGGCGGAGCGCATCGCGCGCGTGCTCGACGCGGCCGGGGTCGGAGCGGAGACGCCCGTGACCGTGGTGGGGCACTCGCTAGCCGGGTTCCACTGCGAGGCGTTCGCCCGGCTCTTCCCGGAGCGGACGGCCGGGCTCGTGCTGATCGACGCCAGCGTCGAGGAGGCACCCCGCCCCAGGAGGGCCCCCGAGTTCGCGGACGCGTGCACGCGCGCGTACGGCACGTTCCTGTCCACCGCGGGCGTCCCGCGTGCGCTCGGCCCCCTCCTGCGGCGTACCGCGGTCCGGGCCGGACGGCACACCGGCGGCGACCCGGCCCCGTACGACCTCGTCCGCCGCGCCTACTCCACCAGCCGCTTCCTGCACGCGGTCCTCGCCGAGAACGGCCGCTACCGGGACCAGGCGGTCGAACTGGCCTCCCTGAGAGGCCGGTCTCCGCTCGACGCGCCCGTCACCGTGCTCGCCGCGTACGAGGGTGGCTCACGTCACTGGCTCGACCGGCAGAGCGCGCTCGCCGAACGACTCGGCGGCACCTTCCGGGTGTCCGAGCCCGCGGGCCATCTGGTCATGCTCGACCGCCCCCAGGACGTCGCGGACGCGATCCTGGAGACATGA
- a CDS encoding TetR/AcrR family transcriptional regulator: MGVAEQEAGAAGGGGPARGRPRSEAVERAIIEGVMKLLEEGIPLADISIERVARIAGVGKATIYRRWSGREALFCDVLRTAEPPDPELPGVSMREDLIILLESLRQQGLVNRSSAIMHNVHAQMKSSPKLWKVYHSAVIEPRRRRTFDVLRRGQLNGELRADVDVELANDLFVGPMLVRAVVRPDAELEEGLPERIVDTVLAGLGPAAS; encoded by the coding sequence GTGGGCGTCGCGGAGCAGGAGGCGGGGGCGGCCGGCGGGGGCGGACCCGCCAGGGGACGCCCGCGCAGCGAGGCCGTCGAGCGCGCCATCATCGAGGGCGTCATGAAGCTGCTGGAGGAGGGCATTCCGCTCGCGGACATCTCCATCGAGCGGGTCGCCCGCATCGCCGGTGTGGGAAAGGCCACCATCTACCGGCGCTGGAGCGGTCGCGAGGCACTCTTCTGCGACGTGCTGCGCACCGCCGAACCGCCCGACCCCGAACTGCCCGGCGTCTCCATGCGCGAGGACCTGATCATCCTGCTCGAATCGCTGCGGCAGCAAGGTCTGGTCAACCGCTCCTCGGCGATCATGCACAACGTCCACGCGCAGATGAAGAGCAGCCCCAAGCTGTGGAAGGTCTACCACTCGGCCGTCATCGAACCGCGCCGCCGGAGGACGTTCGACGTGCTGCGCCGCGGCCAGCTCAACGGCGAACTCCGCGCGGACGTCGACGTGGAACTGGCCAACGACCTCTTCGTGGGCCCCATGCTCGTACGCGCCGTCGTCCGACCGGACGCAGAGCTGGAGGAGGGCCTGCCCGAACGGATCGTCGACACGGTCCTGGCGGGACTGGGACCCGCCGCCTCCTGA
- a CDS encoding MFS transporter gives MTTPAVPATRIPEAVHRRRWAILGVLMLSLLIVVLDNSILNVAIKTISTPAPTGLGATQSELEWAINAYTLVFAGLLFSAGLLGDRLGRKKVLLGGLFVFGVGSALAASSGTPVELISFRAVMGLGAAFVMPATLAVLMNVFERDEQPKAIGIWAGGVGLAIAIGPITGGVLLDHFWWGSVFLINVPIVILALGLMIWLVPDSRDPKPGRIDPVGVVLSVIGLVLLVYGIIKGGQLADFTDPTVLATIGAGLAVLVGFVVFEKRSSHPSIDVTYFKDKVFSAAISAIALVFFALMGVTFFAVFYTQSVRGYSPLQTGLLMLPLAVAQLVFAPRARLVVDRFGNKATTTGGMLLIAAMLAAFAGLEADTPIWILEVIFFLMGTGMAHIMTPTSVVIMQALPREKAGSASALSNTFRQVGGALGIAVLGSVLSAAYRSGIEDKLPAAARHSAGESIEATLGFAAKLGPKGDALVGPANEAFLHAMHVTALCGAGVALVGAVVVGLFLPGRTPAPADKEAELVSADN, from the coding sequence ATGACAACTCCCGCCGTCCCTGCCACCCGCATACCGGAAGCCGTGCACCGGCGCCGCTGGGCGATCCTCGGCGTCCTGATGCTGAGCCTGCTGATCGTCGTCCTGGACAACTCGATCCTGAACGTCGCGATCAAGACCATCTCGACGCCCGCCCCGACCGGCCTGGGGGCCACCCAGAGCGAGCTGGAATGGGCCATCAACGCCTACACCCTCGTCTTCGCGGGCCTGCTCTTCTCCGCGGGCCTCCTCGGCGACCGGCTCGGACGCAAGAAGGTCCTGCTCGGCGGACTCTTCGTCTTCGGCGTCGGCTCGGCGCTCGCGGCCTCCTCCGGAACGCCGGTCGAGCTCATCTCGTTCCGCGCGGTAATGGGCCTCGGCGCCGCCTTTGTGATGCCGGCCACCCTCGCGGTCCTCATGAACGTCTTCGAGCGCGACGAGCAGCCGAAGGCCATCGGCATCTGGGCGGGCGGCGTCGGCCTCGCCATCGCCATCGGCCCGATCACCGGAGGCGTGCTCCTCGACCACTTCTGGTGGGGATCGGTCTTCCTGATCAACGTGCCGATCGTGATCCTCGCCCTGGGCCTGATGATCTGGCTGGTCCCCGACTCCCGCGACCCGAAGCCGGGCCGGATCGACCCCGTGGGTGTCGTACTGTCCGTCATCGGTCTCGTCCTGCTCGTCTACGGCATCATCAAGGGCGGCCAGCTCGCCGACTTCACGGACCCCACGGTCCTCGCGACCATCGGCGCCGGACTCGCCGTACTCGTCGGCTTCGTGGTGTTCGAGAAGCGCAGCAGCCACCCGTCGATCGACGTCACGTACTTCAAGGACAAGGTCTTCTCGGCGGCGATCAGCGCCATCGCGCTCGTGTTCTTCGCGCTGATGGGCGTCACCTTCTTCGCCGTCTTCTACACCCAGAGCGTGCGCGGCTACTCGCCGCTGCAGACCGGCCTGCTGATGCTGCCGCTGGCCGTCGCACAGCTCGTCTTCGCGCCGCGCGCCCGGCTCGTCGTGGACCGCTTCGGCAACAAGGCCACCACCACCGGCGGCATGCTCCTGATCGCCGCCATGCTGGCCGCGTTCGCCGGTCTTGAGGCGGACACGCCGATCTGGATCCTTGAGGTCATCTTCTTCCTCATGGGCACCGGCATGGCGCACATCATGACGCCCACCAGCGTCGTGATCATGCAGGCCCTGCCCCGCGAGAAGGCGGGCTCCGCCTCCGCGCTCAGCAACACGTTCCGCCAGGTCGGAGGCGCCCTCGGCATCGCCGTACTCGGCTCGGTCCTGTCCGCCGCGTACCGCTCGGGCATCGAGGACAAGCTGCCCGCCGCGGCCCGGCACAGCGCGGGTGAGTCCATTGAGGCGACGCTCGGCTTCGCCGCGAAGCTCGGCCCCAAGGGAGACGCCCTCGTCGGCCCGGCCAACGAGGCCTTCCTGCACGCGATGCATGTCACGGCCCTGTGCGGCGCGGGTGTCGCCCTCGTCGGCGCCGTGGTCGTCGGCCTGTTCCTGCCGGGCCGCACACCGGCCCCGGCGGACAAGGAGGCGGAGCTGGTGAGCGCGGACAACTGA